A segment of the Nostoc sp. TCL26-01 genome:
TCTTACTGATTGAAGATGAAGTCAAATTAGCGAGATTTATTGAACTAGGACTGAACTATCAAGGCTATCAGGTTAGTGTTGCCTATGATGGATTAACAGCAATCATCGCCGCAGGTAGATTGCAGTTGGATTTGATCCTGTTAGATTGGATGCTACCTGGTTTAGGAGAGTTGGAAATTTGTCATCGTTTACGCAGTACTGGCAAGAAAGTGCCGATAATTTTATTTACCACTAAAGATGAAGTCAGCGATCGCATTATCGGGTTAGATGCTGGTGCTGATGATTATCTCGTCAAACCCTTTAGCTTGGAAGAATTAGCCGAGAGAATCTACACTCATTTGCAAAAAACTAAAAAACAGACGCTGTAGATATTTAAGAATTTAGGGGTTTAGGGGTGGAATGTGCGTAATTCCGACTATGTTATTTAGTTATATTGAGGATGCACACAGTTAAACCTCGACCTCAGCACGTAACTAAACGGAAATGACTTATTTAGAAACAGCAGCACAATTTTATAGTGAAGTTGCCCAAACGCCACAAGTGGGACTTTGTTGTGTTCAAAGTACTCCTCTACAACTCCCAGGACTCAACATTCCTTTGCTGATGCAAGAAATGAACTATGGTTGTGGAACCACGGTTCACCCGACAGAACTTGCAAATCAACCTACCGTGCTGTATGTCGGTGTTGGCGGTGGTTTAGAAGCACTGCAATTTGCTTACTTTTCCCGTTATGCTGGGGCTGTGATTGCT
Coding sequences within it:
- a CDS encoding response regulator transcription factor is translated as MTHILLIEDEVKLARFIELGLNYQGYQVSVAYDGLTAIIAAGRLQLDLILLDWMLPGLGELEICHRLRSTGKKVPIILFTTKDEVSDRIIGLDAGADDYLVKPFSLEELAERIYTHLQKTKKQTL